Below is a window of Humulus lupulus chromosome 2, drHumLupu1.1, whole genome shotgun sequence DNA.
TAGTGGCATATTAATTagtaattgattattttaattattatatctTTCGAAGACattatcaaaataaaatattagtaacTACATACATGTAAGGAGATTTGATAACTACTTTTATATCGTCCGCTATACCAAAAATCTTTCTAAGCTTCTGTGTATATGTGGTAAAAAGATGGCAGTATGGTTCAATGGTGTGTTTATGGTCTTGCTTTCTCATTTTATGAATTATCTTAATTGCTATGGTCAACCTCTACCAAAATGGTTCTTACTCtttatttctcatttttattaaataaaaaactaattaaatccTCAATATCATATACATAGAGAGAAAAGTCTTCCATTATTCTCTTGTGAAATCTCCTTATTTCCTTAAGTATCCAATTGACCATTAAATCCTAATTTTATGGCTGAAATCCCtttatagaataaaaagaaaaactgaAAAAGAATAAGAAATTGAAAGGAAAAAGCTCACAAAGGAAATgacaaaaatcccaaaaaaaacaatacaaaacactaaattaaaaattaaaatgtaGAAATAATTTACACAATTCCAATATATACCCATATACATTTATGGTCACGTCCATATTTatgaaagttaaaaaaaaaaaaaagtcaaaaccCACATCGTGGTGGGGGTCGAAAAAAGTCCATGTTTAACATTCTAATGAGTCTCCTCCTCTCCTCTGCCTCCTGTCTCGTACTGGAAAATGTCTTCTTCCAATGTGTATGGGCGACTACTACTTGTTTTTCCAATCTGATCATCTCGGCTTTTccaaattcttctcaaatttggTCTTCCACAAATTGTTGTTGCTTGACAAGTGATGCAGTTCTTTGCTTACACATCCCATTCTCGCGATTTGGTGACCAGGAAGCAATTCCAAAATCTTCAGTTTAAGTTTAGACGGGAGGCCCATGAAACATGGTGGACAGGGAAATCCTACCTTGGCACAAAGATCAATCAAAAGAGGTAACACAAGCTCGTCCTTAACAGTTTTCCAGAATTTATAAACATGTCTTTCATAATCAACACCAATACTCCACACAAATTTGTGCTCATCCAAACATACCCTGTACGTTCCTTGTGCTCATCCAAACATACCCTGTACGTTCCTGATCTACCACTAGATAATGACCCATAACCAATTACAAAACACCCATAACCAATTACAAAACGCCCCATGATCTGAAACTTCAAAACAACTGTTTCAATCACATGTGAAGTAGTAGTGGAAGAATCTTCGCTTTTGCTCAGAATCTCAGGCAGGGTGTAGTGAAAAGCCATGGAAGGCTTCCAGATTTTGAGACCAGTACCCGAAACCAAGTCGGACCCAACAAACCCAGATTCTAAAACAAGCTACCATTATCATTAGGTTATGGAGGTCATGAACATCTGCTCCTCCTACCCCATGGTTCAAAACCCTCCTCATCCGTTGAGGCTGACTCATGAGGGCCTTCCGATTCATGGGAATCGGACCTCCCAGGGTATCGTAGTGCCAACCATAGGCATTGCTCCGGGCTCCATTGACGCATGAAACTCCAAATTAGGTTTGGATTCAATGAACTCACTTTCAAAAAAGAAAATGATATCAccttatatagatatatagagaagGGAAGTtacttattattaattattttttttggttatttGCAGCAATAATGCATGCGTAGTTaattttgttgcacttaaatgcttatgtaaaaaattttgcagcaataatgcctaccgttaaTGTTTTGGTGCAGCCGTTGGTCCCTGAGTCGTTAGATGTGTACAACGTACACGTGGCACAACCCGATtgggttaaattattaaattttaaaaaaataaatatatatatttatataaaatattttcaaataattaaataattaaaaaatattttcaaataataaaaaattaatatagatATATTAATCGTTTCaagcaaaaaattaaataaacctGATACTACCaatttgttcatcttcttctcaagAAATTTTCATCATCATCACAACCAAATCCCCGTTGCCCAGATCGTTGTTCGACCAAGCCCCACAAGTCGACATCATCCCTGAGGTCTTTCATCGTCTTCAAATGTACACCTCATTCTCAGATTTCAGCTAGGAAATTACCCAAACCAATATAAACATTCAAAACCCATATCTATAATCTTCAAATATTCATATTCTGGTaaaaaatgaattcaaaaaccaATGAGTTTTACTCAATcatttcagaaagaaaaaaatcaGAGAGAAAAAAGGAGTTTCCTCAGATCCACTGAAGAGCTTTACTCAAGACCCATTGTTCCTGAAGCCCAGACCCAAGAGCCAACCCCGTTGTTCCAGAAGACATGAACCAGCTCCGGCGTCGGCCTTCCTCAGATCTACAGCAACCGAAGAAGTGCAGAAGGTGGGTTGGCCGGTGCTTCCGCACTATGGTGGCTATCCGCAATGACAAGGTCAACAGTGACAACCTTCTGTGGTTGTCGTTGCTGGAGAAGAAGAAATAATTTATGGGTCAGTACTCCACTTTGGGAATAAGAGGCCGAAGATGGAAGATTGGTTCCTGGATCAGTACTCCCTTCACCCACGACGAAGAAGACGCCGAGCTTCAGATCTGGAAGTCCACCTCCACTTTGGGAAGAAGAGGCCGAAGATGGAAGATTGGTTCCTGGATCAGTACTCCCTTCACCCCCGACGGAGAAGACGTCGAGCTACGTGGCTATGCATCTGGAGAACGAGCCAACCAACGTCGACAGGAGCTGCATGGCCGGATTCTTGTGCCTGGAACAGTGGGCGTGCTTCACTGAAGTGGTGTGCCGGGGGCAGTGGTGATCGAATTGGAGGCAGTGGCTAGGGAGTTTGTGAAGAAGAGAACGTGACAAATCCCTCAAAACAGACCCaactttttgtttctttattatttttttttctcttttatcttttctttttataaatttaatagaaaacagaaatatatatttattttttaaaatttaataatttagcCCAATCGGGTTATGCCACGTGTACGCTGTACACCTCTAACGGCTCAGGGACCAACGGCTGCACTAAAATACtaacggtaggcattattgccgcaaaattttttacataagcatttaagtgcaacaaaattaactacataggcattattgccgcaaataaaccatttttttattattattatttcagttagattttaaattcaaatatactAACTTCCTTATTATAACTCTTACGTTAGCCCTAGTCAATCacaagaaaaatattttattgatatgaaacaaaatatttttttaacaatattATTTCACTTTTGCAATaataattcataaaaaaaaattaatttttaaataaaaaatgttcCTAAACATTTTaggaaattattttttaaaacaagtaATTTATTTAAAAGGGTttataattagttttttttttctttcgaaatactttattttatttaagtaattttttttaaagaattttatTAAATGTTACAACATAACAATATAATTTTAAGTAAATAAGTAAAATATATTATTGTCTGTTTAAAAtcaattttgatcaaaattaagttcaaataaatattttgcaCTGATACAATAatgtaatttaatattattaaaattagggtaggtaactatttggcatcctgtgtttttgtaaagtatcatctTAGTACCATGTGTTTacaaataatgctcatttggtaccctgcattttgaaattgtacatatttggtaccctgcattataaaatcgtatatattttacatatttggcaccctaaactcaaatttaattaataaaattttaccaatttaatcaaattactatcaatctgttgaccctgattttggccaactgacacggagtcaaatatgcttgatgtagacaaatgcgttgaaatgaatgtAATGACAAGAACAataaaacacacagaaatttatagtggttcagccccagaatctggtaacaacctacgtccacttgagctattattgatataagattcaaaggagtgatcaaagaactagggtttaatgagtttcaccaacctctgaagaataaaacaaatatgatagctctaatacacttgtgaaactctaatctcagataattagaaagccaaaagtcccctccttgagctatcaataaataaacttttgaggaaacaaTTCATGCAATCTTAGAAAAAGTAACCTACCCTGGTCTAATCACGACTTTACGGTTCCCAAGTAAGctttcgacggctatcacccttccccatgcttcgaaaaagagaAGACTAATGATTATTTCCTTTTAATGCTacagacaaatatatatatatatatagtctcttcaaagtctcctttttctttttacgcaagccattACTCCTTTAAGAAACCCTAACACCAGAGCCCTTGATTTCTTCTGGAGACCATCCTTCGTCATTTCAAGATTCAATCTGTGAGCTCTTCGATGCCCGAAGATTTCCTCAAACCTCCACGATCTTTATCCTGGTAAGTTTCTAGACTCCTATGTTTTATATTTTTGTCGTGCATGCTTCTATAGACTGATTATTGAGTTCATCTGTTTTCgggttgagatgcatgtcagTAGGAGGTTTAATGGGCGATACTGTGTTGAGTGATGTACTTCTACTAttaaggagttacgagttagtttgagagttgagatcacgactttaggacgtaaaaccgaagtaaaaattcgattttcatgccagttgaaaaaccaagtttttcccgccctaaaaggagttgaaaaagctttttcaaaaagaaaaaaaaactttttgctttcacctttgatctgtttctcaaactgttcgtgcgaaaaatttagttttttttttgttagaatgttgttgtataaaagcttaacttttatactcgaccagcgttattctaaaaaactttcaaaattcttcatcctcacctccccattcttctgttcgcagatattgatgccagatttgtggggaggtgagcggcccatcgacgatgatcttctcgcccaggtgctcgaaggcgaagaacaaccgaccgatcgtattcacgagattccattttccagGGTTTCTTCTAGACCCCAACCATCatcacctcaaatggcccgttctaagtCCCCAGGCAAGAAGAAACCAAACCCAGAAAATAatccaaactctcctgcccagcctgattcgcaggctatggttccctcgaccagtggtcgagaaaatgctgcCCCTGACCCTCGTATTCAagtcagggctcgccctcggcatcaaaacctgcCTGATGTcaagtggtatctctccccgaccagccaagtgaccCCTCGGATGCTTTCCAACTAccgcaggaagtatcctcttataGGGGTTAATCTCAAAATCCTTGCTgcagaccaaagagctaacctgcctGAGGGTGTCTATAGCGCTTGGTctaggtatcacatagaggcgggggctatcctccctctacatcctttctatcagggggtggccaactatttcggtgttgccccctttcaaattactccaaacgggtatagaatgctggccgcactctatatcctatataaactcaaaaaatggccagaacccacccctcacgaggtcaatttcctctttgaccttaagtccaaccctcaacagtatgggatgggcttcttccatctctgtCACCATGAAACAAGctgaacgttcctgagtgacactactcatatctccaacgtggggcagtacaataaagagtacttcctcacgccagacatgactacgaacaacctggccttcgctcgaggaggtaaatgctacttttactggtcgatacttttccttaGCAAACTCTTCTATATTTCTCGAATactgtgcctttcaggaccatggttacgcccgaacccaacaccagacatggtgttgaggtccaacgcactggccaggatggcagacgctgaaaaaagcgttaagtccttggtcactgatgaaaatctgaggctatctggcctcctggctcctcgccatgaaacaagaggacctgtggcGGCAGATGCCACGACCGAgggggatcctgagcagcaacctccggTGTCTCCTCCCcaaaggaggccaacgggggttacaatcagggaacccactggcgtcccttccgcagagaggccttctgcgccccaaggaaAGGGGAAACAAAATGCAACAGAGTCTGTtatagacctggatgaatcctccGACGAAAACGGtacagttattttgcttttaaatagcttgccaattccctgtcatttgtttgactgggacggaaattttacgtatactccaaatctagggtcagacttcttcgtgccagatagtgagtgtgtgactaatagagtcaatagtatagcgaccagtagttatagctcgggtattaaactttgtgacctcttttctgttttgccatgatttttcatccGCCTTTATCTTATTGTCTGCATGTTTTTCTTTATATGCAGAGATGGCTACTCCCAACGTTTTCGACCTGTACCAAactcaggaggaagaagaagaagtcccTCTGGTTCGGCGAAAATCATCCAGGAGGCATaatggcgaatcaagccaaggGCCCCCGGCCAAAAAGGGTCGAACAGACGATCCTTCGAAGGACGGACCTACTGGCCAAACCTCTGCCCAGCCttctgctcctgctgagaaggaggctgCCCCTGCTGCCAACCCTCCGCTTGCGGCCCGAAGGGAGCAAACCCCGCAAGCTGAGCTTCCTGGGACAAAGCTCTCGAACCGCTCCCTGCGATCGACTAAAGATTGCCTTGCCCATATTTTGAAGCACaaccgttgcagggaggcaatggccgAAGCTGAAagtatgggggtcgaccagatcctcaacagggctcttaacgaGGTGACCAGTGTAAGTATTTTTCCTCTTAAACTTTATCCCTCCTTCTTGTAATGTAGTATAACTTTTATTTCCTTggctgcaggccatgctgacgaTAACTGCCGCTCGCACCCGTGCCTCTGCTACCATCGAGTAGGCTCGGGCAAAGGTCATCGAGGAGCTTCAGGTGAAAGCCaccgaggagcttcaggctgctgaagccaggcatgctggggagttggaggtggtcacccagtagaaggatgctttggtggcaaagctggcggagacagaagcttctcaggcagctttgaagaagcaGAAGGAAGACTTCCAGGAGTCCAGTCGGATCCAATATCGCGAAGTCAAGAGGCTTAAGGAGGAGCTCCTCGCTAAGGACAAGTCCATAGCGGTTTTTGAGAGtcaggtggagcagctgaagctcaccaatgccaaagatttggagaggtacaagaatgtgacacttcagtgtttctacgacttttggaaacacaatcggagtgccaactttgactaccttccagaggattcTAAGAAcgctgagctggcccgctgcactgctcgattggccgccgaagaggaaagagcaaaggtccctgcttccccaagcatcgttggcgcagaggaaggaggagttgttgaGGACACGACCAATCaaaatgctgataaagaccctcctgctcctaatgcttcttgaactttttattttttttcttttaattacatgacccacgggtcgtgatgtaaagaccaaaatttatatttttaaatttgctgcatgggctgcaaactttccttttacttgaaacaattacatccaagcagtgatgcttgcggtgtaaaagaatgccttatgatattataatattcttatctattataacatctgttcgcatgaccgaacctagcatagtactttggcttgatttaacaaaatataaaatttgaaaaatactctaagtaccgtagcatgctttcactcattttgttcatgtatttacataccttttggcatgctttgctatcgatgtaccttatatgccccccaagtgatcgaggagctttaggtccttggtcacttgccttgaccacgacctgtgcgaacattactgctcggtaggaaatgaacacttataatatagcaaaacaacacatgtaatgaacaaatacttgtaaaaataaatttacaaaggttggcaagaatgactggcttcgcacagtcccttataatctcgtattaaaaatggactaaacatgtctttacgagtgatcttaaaaataccttacacttataagcgattagccatataacgtggctaaccctttttcgaaacttgtaaaaagtaaaaattaatacaagccagtcctttaaaaaggactgtttattggtaatacttgcgcaggtgttcaccattccaatagcgtggaacgagatctccatttaagtgtgcaagcttgtaggtgcccggatgaaggacttcttcaatctgataaggtccttcccagtttggtccgagcactccagcagtggggtcgtgggtattcaagaaaaatcatcgtagcactaggtcaccaacgttgaatttcctttcttttacttttgagttaaaataccaggcgaccttttgctggtacgcagcaactcggagttgggctctttctcgtttCTCTTCGAGTgaatctagggactccatcatcagttggctgttctgctCCTGGTCGTATGTACTTCGTCGATGTGAGGGCAGATCTAATTGGACgggaaacatagcttcatacccgtatgataaagaaaacggggtatgactaATCGCGGTTCGATGAGATGTTCGATACGACCAGAgcacttcaggcagctgttctggccatgctcctttagcgtcttaaagtattttcttcagggtatctttaagtgttttattcactgcttctacctgcccatttgcttgtggatgcgcaactgaagaaaagcttttgatgatcccgttcctctcgcagaagtctgtgaacaagtcgctgtcaaactgggtgccgttgtctgagacaatttttctaggcaaaccatatcggcaaacaatgttcttgatgacaaagtcaagaactttcttggtcgttatggtagcgagtggctccgcttcggcccatttggtgaagtagtcgactactACGACTGGGTACTTCACTTCGCCTTTCCCCATTGGCAGGGacccgatcaagtctatcccccatactgcgaaaggccaagaactctgcatctgttttaaatcattgggagctgcgcgtgggatcttggaaaatctctgacacttatcacattttcgcacaaactccattgagtcttcgttcatagtcggccagaaagagccctgccttagaatcttttttgccaaactctgccccccagcgtgatctccgtagaagccttcatgtacttctctcATCAGCTCATCaactccttagctttttctggtgtaatgcatctGAACAGTGggatggaatatcctcttcggtaaagaagaccatcgaccagtatatacctagcagcctgcctttgtaggGTTCTGGCTTTATTTCTATCTGCCGGTAATACCCCATTTgttagatactccaagtaaggccaTCCATGTGTCTTCCATTTGGATTTCCATAatggtttcatctgctcgtatgctcggctcgcataatctttctactggcacaatattcaaagtgtcagcatctttcatgcttgtgagtttggctaaggcatctgcgctcgaattctgatctcggggtatttgctggagggtatacttctcaaacttagccaacagatcttttgttttgtttaaataggccaccatttttaggcctcgtgcttgatattcccctaggacctgattcactaccaactgtgaatcgctgtaaatatccagcacctttatacccatgtcttttgccaatcttaacccagcgaggagtgcttcatactcgacttcattatttgacgctgtgaaatcaaacctaatagcgcagtgaaatcgatgcccttctggcattatcaatatcactcccgcttctgcatgagattcgttggatgacccatccgtaaataacttccacgaaggagcttctacttggggctcaggcgcactaggctttttgcactgctcgttgtctgggagctcagtgaactctgcaataagatcagccaagacttgtccttttacggctgctcgtggtgaatatgtaatatcgaactgcccaagttcgactgcccattttaataagcgcccagccgcctctggtttttgaaggacttgccgaaggggctggtcagttaagactgtaataggatgggcttggaagtaaggacgtagttttTTTTAAGCCAAGATCAGGCAAtaggctaacctctcgatggggggatacctcaactctgctccgattagcctcttgcttacatagtaaaccgccttttgtacgccttcttcctctcgtactagtaccgcactagcagctacttcggtgatcgccaggtagatgaacaaagtttctccttagataggctttgataaaataggaggttgtgccatatgggcctttAAGGTCTGGAAAGCCTTCTCGCAGTGTCTTGTCCAtttgaacttcttgttgcctctgagtagattgaaaaaagggacgcatttgttcgtcgacttagaaatgaatctactcagggcggcaattctcccagttaagctttgcacatccttgattttctctggagatttcatgtcgatcagggcttttatcttgttggggttggcctcgattcctcttgaattaacaataaaccccaaaaacttccctgacccgactccgaaggaacatttgagaggatttaatttcatttggtacttgttcaatacgtcaaaacactcttgtaaatccttcacatgtccttctgcttttttcgactttaccagcatgtcatccacatacacctccatgtttactccgatcaactccttaaacatgtggttaaccaatcgctggtaagtcgcacctgtgtttttcagtccgaagggcattactttatagcagtatAACCCCGTATCTGTCCGGAagttggtgtgatcctcgtcagggggatgcatactgatctgattgtatcctgagtatgcatccatgaaggagaggatttcatgtcctgcagttgcgtcgaccagctggtcgatccttgggagtgggaagcaatcctttgggcaggctttattgaggtctgtgaaatccacacaggttctccatttgccgttaggtttgggaactagtactggattagagacccacgatggataaaacgccacccggatgagcccatt
It encodes the following:
- the LOC133815424 gene encoding putative F-box protein At1g23770; translation: MEPGAMPMLVLESGFVGSDLVSGTGLKIWKPSMAFHYTLPEILSKSEDSSTTTSHVIETVVLKFQIMGRFVIGYGCFVIGYGSLSSGRSGTYRDELVLPLLIDLCAKVGFPCPPCFMGLPSKLKLKILELLPGHQIARMGCVSKELHHLSSNNNLWKTKFEKNLEKPR